A single Phoenix dactylifera cultivar Barhee BC4 chromosome 1, palm_55x_up_171113_PBpolish2nd_filt_p, whole genome shotgun sequence DNA region contains:
- the LOC103718473 gene encoding ADP-ribosylation factor GTPase-activating protein AGD12-like isoform X1, translating to MIDPNSSHQFRFKTRSRYNLVVDQGLPSEEMSNRYSKNDKPVSGTPRKLKELMLKSDNRICADCGAPDPKWVSANIGVFICLKCSDVHRRLGSDISKVLSVTLDEWSDGDIDSMVEVGGNSYANSIYEAFLPKEYPKPKPHSSNEDRTKFIRSKYELQEFLKPSLRIVSSKMSFKSCESGKNFDSSFNSNNSRKAADMGEFIGVLRVKVIRGTNLAVRDMLTSDPYVVLTLGQQRVQTTVKNSNLNPIWNEELTLSIPRCYGALKLQVFDHDVFSADDIMGEAEVDLQPMVTAAMAFGDAKLLGDMQIGKWFKTSDNALIKDSTVNIINGNVKQEVFLKLQNVESGEMELELEWIPLDA from the exons ATGATCGATCCCAATTCAAGCCATCAATTTCGATTCAAAACTCG ATCGAGATATAATCTGGTGGTTGATCAAGGTTTGCCAAGTGAAGAGATGAGTAATCGTTACTCCAAGAATGACAAGCCTGTCTCAG GCACACCAAGGAAACTAAAGGAGCTTATGCTTAAAAGTGATAATCGTATTTGTGCAGATTGTGGTGCTCCAGATCCCAAATGGGT GTCAGCTAACATTGGAGTctttatatgcttaaaatgtagTGATGTTCACAGGAGGCTTGGTTCAGATATATCAAAG GTTTTGTCAGTGACATTAGATGAGTGGTCTGATGGTGACATTGACTCTATGGTCGAGGTTGGTGGAAATTCTTATGCCAATTCAATTTATGAGGCTTTCCTTCCTAAAGAATATCCAAAACCAAAACCACACTCAAGTAACGAGGACCGGACCAAGTTCATTAG GTCTAAGTACGAGTtgcaagaatttttgaaaccaaGCTTGCGCATTGTCTCCTCAAAGATGTCTTTCAAATCTTGTGAATCTGGAAAGAATTTTGACAGCAGTTTTAATTCAAACAACTCAAGGAAGGCA GCAGACATGGGGGAATTCATTGGAGTTTTAAGGGTAAAGGTGATAAGAGGCACAAATTTAGCTGTTCGAGATATGCTAACTAGTGACCCATATGTTGTTTTAACCCTTGGGCAGCAG AGGGTGCAGACAACAGTAAAAAATAGCAATTTAAACCCAATATGGAATGAGGAGCTTACGCTATCAATTCCTCGATGCTATGGGGCTTTGAAACTG CAAGTGTTTGATCATGATGTGTTCTCTGCTGATGATATAATGGGTGAAGCTGAGGTCGATCTCCAACCAATGGTAACAGCTGCCATGGCATTTGGGGATGCCAAGCTTCTTGGCGACATGCAGATTGGGAAGTGGTTTAAAACAAGTGATAATGCGCTAATCAAAGATAGCACTGTAAACATCATTAATGGGAATGTAAAACAAGAGGTGTTTCTAAAGCTGCAAAATGTGGAGTCTGGAGAGATGGAACTTGAATTGGAATGGATCCCTTTGGATGCATAA
- the LOC103718473 gene encoding ADP-ribosylation factor GTPase-activating protein AGD12-like isoform X2 — protein sequence MSNRYSKNDKPVSGTPRKLKELMLKSDNRICADCGAPDPKWVSANIGVFICLKCSDVHRRLGSDISKVLSVTLDEWSDGDIDSMVEVGGNSYANSIYEAFLPKEYPKPKPHSSNEDRTKFIRSKYELQEFLKPSLRIVSSKMSFKSCESGKNFDSSFNSNNSRKAADMGEFIGVLRVKVIRGTNLAVRDMLTSDPYVVLTLGQQRVQTTVKNSNLNPIWNEELTLSIPRCYGALKLQVFDHDVFSADDIMGEAEVDLQPMVTAAMAFGDAKLLGDMQIGKWFKTSDNALIKDSTVNIINGNVKQEVFLKLQNVESGEMELELEWIPLDA from the exons ATGAGTAATCGTTACTCCAAGAATGACAAGCCTGTCTCAG GCACACCAAGGAAACTAAAGGAGCTTATGCTTAAAAGTGATAATCGTATTTGTGCAGATTGTGGTGCTCCAGATCCCAAATGGGT GTCAGCTAACATTGGAGTctttatatgcttaaaatgtagTGATGTTCACAGGAGGCTTGGTTCAGATATATCAAAG GTTTTGTCAGTGACATTAGATGAGTGGTCTGATGGTGACATTGACTCTATGGTCGAGGTTGGTGGAAATTCTTATGCCAATTCAATTTATGAGGCTTTCCTTCCTAAAGAATATCCAAAACCAAAACCACACTCAAGTAACGAGGACCGGACCAAGTTCATTAG GTCTAAGTACGAGTtgcaagaatttttgaaaccaaGCTTGCGCATTGTCTCCTCAAAGATGTCTTTCAAATCTTGTGAATCTGGAAAGAATTTTGACAGCAGTTTTAATTCAAACAACTCAAGGAAGGCA GCAGACATGGGGGAATTCATTGGAGTTTTAAGGGTAAAGGTGATAAGAGGCACAAATTTAGCTGTTCGAGATATGCTAACTAGTGACCCATATGTTGTTTTAACCCTTGGGCAGCAG AGGGTGCAGACAACAGTAAAAAATAGCAATTTAAACCCAATATGGAATGAGGAGCTTACGCTATCAATTCCTCGATGCTATGGGGCTTTGAAACTG CAAGTGTTTGATCATGATGTGTTCTCTGCTGATGATATAATGGGTGAAGCTGAGGTCGATCTCCAACCAATGGTAACAGCTGCCATGGCATTTGGGGATGCCAAGCTTCTTGGCGACATGCAGATTGGGAAGTGGTTTAAAACAAGTGATAATGCGCTAATCAAAGATAGCACTGTAAACATCATTAATGGGAATGTAAAACAAGAGGTGTTTCTAAAGCTGCAAAATGTGGAGTCTGGAGAGATGGAACTTGAATTGGAATGGATCCCTTTGGATGCATAA